The Eriocheir sinensis breed Jianghai 21 chromosome 4, ASM2467909v1, whole genome shotgun sequence genome has a segment encoding these proteins:
- the LOC126980848 gene encoding protein polybromo-1-like isoform X13, translating to MSVTPGNKVILPKRKRPEGEEGGSGGMSTPLAEGRPKRRRNDTTLVDTIQYIFDALRNKKKDEDLYLCEPFLRVPRKKTEPQYYDMIKSPIDMLKIQQKIKTDVYNELEEFCKDVQLLVDNAKLYYAKSTEEYKDACELWEIFLAAKERAPEEINKEKLRQQQMEEEERQGKRVSTMGMFARYHTPFHSQRSRGMPKTALAMSAPMILEEDTEPMTMEDAVEELFGAVITAMDNEGRIYSYDFRLLPSKNKYPEYYQLIEHPIDLKMVAQRIQAKQYKTVDDLEDDFALLFNNACSFNEPGSRIFKDARTLKKLVQLRKNDLLQILNAKKTVRLRSKRSTSNKPWSVLVAELEDGVELPLPEEDGVGGGTEMPLGTPHEDEESDEDVDPDNPQWQLFLAAKNLTAPSDPNYQLVEPFKRLPNRRWHADYYVEIKNPISMSQIRKKIVKGDYRYIPDMMEDFNLMFDNAQQYNRPDSRIYRDAVKLQKYIQNKAEEIMAIEDEDSDSDSDDDDSHSQSVSRGQRRLARPQRPLTFKRRAKILFKTLMDYMTEDGRQPIVAFIEKPNRRDYPDYYEVITQPIDMETIESKIKGERYNTEEELISDFKLMFHNCQRYNEEGSVIHTDATTLERVLNEKIRELNQGDNSLIKAKLLKKPTRFPVYACSAKHVKSLYSAVRDFRDSEGRQLSEVFMKLPSKALYPDYYEVIKQPIDLEKVLQKWRNNAYPSLDDIMADLTLMFQNACRYNEPDSQIYRDALTLQRHALEKRLELCSLDEGIPNVAALVQELFMSLFISVYNHEEEDGRYTAESFCELPDYDEVDGKKMRALSYDIMKRRLDKGLYTRLDHFQEDIFSVFERARRCSKLDSRTYLDAITLQTEYMKIRDELCNHGQILKSKALEFTEVGLNAQLESGRSHRQQESEQEAEDEDSKPPPQPTDGTNNSSLSHNEVQYFVGDFVYLSPPDKNCEYPILHIERLWTNSEGRQMVYGCNYYRPAETFHQPNRKFFEQEVFKTDQHHAYPLTEVIGKCYVLPLVDYVKTTPENVDEKDVFVCESRYNSRNRFFKKIKSFPFNVGERVKLVERLEPLEMKRVDSIFKERIERHKEELAELEEETKVIRRPLPNVAKAQGDGTSGNTYYEQYNIASGPVKVGDYVYVKGREAGKKSIRQICQLWVTPEGTAHFHGTMFKYASQTNPSGDQLSYRQEVYLTAGMETLPVSDITGRCMVMDMKDYCSFRLTEICESDVYVCESFLDEMNQRVSPLQSGLRKYKLSNLVNPDEVYYFKKPININKSDPSVTAVKKQPLPYEAVRSVVLQESSPLTPRMDLDYDDSMDGPPPSVASVDSGVITGTPKVIKKTPTGKQFQQVTGKKQVTGYILFAAEIRKSITLKNPTANFGEVSRLVGIEWKRLTETDRKIYEDRAHQMNLENAERALSGNGPDSPQASQASQLPSSADLPLPNNPDVVFECMWESCDHMFEDLADLSDHLLLEATGHVFKVTQVFECGWRGCSRHKKSSLAPFPVVQRLAKHVREIHILKNTGRIIQHHDRSRNFMASTRQSLLSLQSTATTSSSTYTSTSGLIHGGVNGSSVTTRSYEPMFVAPPPKTQRLLHSEAYIKYIENLDKPFISNWEKHLMATQENTGSINDSGRLPVQWLASGAGSHGTVVNALWALREYMMKDSLGIAKIL from the exons ATGTCGGTCACTCCAGGAAACAA GGTGATCTTGCCTAAGCGCAAGCGGCCAGAGGGGGAGGAAGGCGGCAGCGGCGGCATGTCCACCCCACTGGCTGAGGGCAGACCCAAGAGGCGGAGGAACGACACAACGCTG GTGGACACAATTCAGTACATTTTTGACGCtctgaggaacaagaagaaagatgaggactTGTACCTGTGCGAGCCCTTCCTGCGGGTGCCTCGGAAGAAGACAGAGCCCCAGTACTACGACATGATCAAGTCCCCCATCGACATGCTCAAGATACAGCAGAAGATCAAGACTGACGTGTACAATGAGCTGGAGGAGTTTTGCAAGGACGTACAGCTCCTGGTGGACAATGCCAAGCTTTATTATGCCAAG TCCACAGAGGAGTACAAGGACGCCTGTGAGCTCTGGGAGATCTTCTTGGCGGCGAAGGAGCGCGCCCCCGAGGAGATCAACAAGGAGAAGCTTCGGCAgcagcagatggaggaggaggagcggcaggGCAAGAGGGTCAGCACAATG GGAATGTTTGCCAGGTACCACACACCATTCCACTCG CAGAGGAGCCGTGGCATGCCCAAGACCGCCCTGGCTATGTCTGCGCCCATGATCCTAGAGGAGGACACGGAGCCCATGACCATGGAGGACGCAGTTGAGGAGCTGTTTGGGGCCGTCATCACTGCCATGGACAATGAAGGGCGCATCTACTCCTACGACTTCAGGCTCCTGCCATCCAAGAAC AAATACCCGGAATACTACCAGCTGATTGAGCACCCCATCGACCTGAAGATGGTGGCCCAACGAATCCAGGCCAAGCAGTACAAGACTGTCGATGACCTTGAGGATGACTTTGCTCTGCTCTTCAACAATGCCTGTTCCTTCAACGAGCCTGGTTCACGGATCTTCAAGGATGCCCGCACCCTCAAGAAACTAGTGCAGCTGCGCAAAAATGACCTCTTACAGATTCTCAATGCCAAGAAGACTGTGCGTCTCAG GAGCAAGAGGAGTACCTCCAACAAACCCTGGTCAGTACTTGTGGCTGAACTGGAGGACGGCGTTGAGCTGCCCCTGCCAGAGGAGGATGGTGTGGGTGGGGGCACAGAGATGCCTCTGGGTACTCCCCACGAGGACGAGGAAAGTGACGAGGATGTGGACCCTGACAACCCACAGTGGCAGCTCTTCCTGGCCGCCAAGAACCTCACGGCTCCCAGCG ATCCGAATTACCAGTTGGTGGAGCCCTTCAAGCGGCTGCCCAACAGACGCTGGCATGCCGACTACTACGTTGAGATCAAGAATCCGATATCCATGTCTCAGATACGCAAGAAGATTGTG AAAGGGGATTACCGCTACATCCCAGACATGATGGAAGACTTCAACCTCATGTTCGACAACGCTCAGCAGTACAACCGGCCGGACTCCAGGATCTACCGGGATGCCGTCAAACTCCAGAAATACATCCAGAACAAGGCTGAGGAGATCATGGCCATTgaggatgag GACTCCGACAGCGACAGCGACGATGATGACTCCCACTCCCAGTCTGTCTCACGCGGGCAGCGGCGGCTGGCACGACCCCAGCGTCCACTCACCTTCAAGCGGCGCGCCAAGATCCTGTTCAAGACGCTGATGGACTACATGACGGAGGACGGCCGCCAGCCCATCGTGGCATTCATCGAGAAGCCCAACAGGAGGGACTACCCAGACTATTATGAG GTGATTACTCAGCCAATAGACATGGAGACTATTGAGAGTAAGATCAAGGGGGAGCGCTACAACACGGAGGAGGAGCTCATCTCGGACTTCAAGCTCATGTTCCACAACTGCCAGCGCTACAATGAGGAGGGCTCGGTCATCCACACTGACGCCACCACACTGGAACGG GTGTTAAATGAAAAGATTCGTGAGCTAAACCAAGGAGACAACAGCCTGATCAAAGCCAAGCTGCTCAAGAAGCCCACCAGGTTCCCCGTGTACGCCTGCAGCGCCAAGCACGTCAAGAGCCTGTACAGCGCGGTGAGGGACTTCAGGGACAGCGAGGGGCGACAGCTGTCCGAGGTGTTCATGAAGCTGCCCTCCAAGGCTCTCTACCCTGACTACTATGAG GTCATCAAGCAGCCCATCGACCTGGAGAAGGTGCTGCAGAAGTGGAGGAACAACGCCTACCCCAGCCTGGATGACATCATGGCGGACCTCACCCTCATGTTCCAGAATGCTTGCCGCTACAACGAGCCCGACTCACAGATCTACCGCGACGCCCTCACCCTCCAGCGCCATGCTCTCGAG AAGCGTCTGGAGCTATGCAGCCTGGACGAGGGCATCCCCAACGTGGCGGCGCTGGTGCAGGAGCTCTTCATGTCCCTGTTCATCAGTGTGTACaaccatgaggaggaggacgggaggtaCACTGCCGAGAGCTTCTGTGAGCTGCCCGACTATGATGAG GTGGATGGGAAGAAGATGCGAGCTCTCTCCTACGACATCATGAAGAGGCGGCTGGACAAGGGCCTGTACACGCGCCTCGACCACTTCCAGGAGGACATATTCTCCGTGTTTGAGCGTGCACGGCGCTGCTCCAAGCTGGACTCCCGCACCTACCTCGACGCCATCACCCTGCAGACTGAATACATGAAGATCAG GGATGAGCTCTGCAACCATGGCCAAATCCTCAAGTCAAAGGCACTGGAGTTCACTGAGGTGGGTCTGAACGCCCAGCTGGAGAGCGGCCGCAGCCATCGCCAGCAGGAGTcggagcaggaggcggaggatgaAGACTCGAAG CCTCCACCGCAGCCCACGGACGGCACAAACAACAGCAGCCTGAGCCACAACGAAGTGCAGTACTTTGTAGGGGACTTTGTCTACCTCTCCCCGCCCgacaag AACTGTGAGTACCCCATCCTGCACATTGAGCGCCTCTGGACCAACAGTGAGGGCCGGCAGATGGTCTATGGCTGCAACTACTATCGCCCTGCCGAGACCTTCCACCAGCCCAACCGCAAGTTCTTTGAGCAGGAGGTGTTCAAGACGGATCAGCACCACGCCTACCCACTCACTGAG GTAATTGGGAAGTGTTATGTGCTGCCCCTTGTGGACTATGTCAAGACGACACCGGAGAATGTGGATGAGAAGGACGTCTTTGTGTGTGAGTCGCGCTACAACAGCAGGAACAGGTTCTTCAAGAAAATCAAG TCCTTCCCATTCAATGTTGGGGAGCGCGTGAAGCTGGTAGAGCGGCTGGAGCCCCTGGAGATGAAGCGTGTCGACTCCATCTTCAAAGAGAGGATAGAGCGCCATAAGGAGGAGCTGGCCGAGCTGGAGGAAGAGACCAAGGTCATTCGTCGCCCTCTGCCG AATGTAGCCAAGGCCCAGGGGGACGGGACATCAGGCAACACCTACTACGAGCAGTACAACATTGCCTCTGGTCCTGTCAAGGTTGGGGATTATGTCTACGTCAAGGGCCGTGAGGCTGGCAAGAAGTCCATAAGGCAGATCTGTCAGCTGTGGGTCACTCCTGA GGGGACAGCTCACTTCCACGGCACAATGTTTAAGTACGCCTCACAGACCAATCCAAGTGGGGACCAGTTGTCGTACCGCCAGGAAGTGTACCTCACCGCCGGGATGGAGACCCTCCCTGTGTCAGACATCACTGGTCGCTGCATGGTGATGGACATGAAGGACTACTGctcct TCCGCCTCACGGAGATCTGCGAGAGtgacgtgtatgtgtgtgagagctTCCTGGACGAGATGAACCAGCGTGTGAGTCCCCTCCAGAGTGGCCTTCGCAAGTACAAGCTTTCCAACCTGGTGAACCCTGATGAGGTCTACTACTTCAAGAAACCCATCAACATCAACAAG TCTGACCCATCAGTGACTGCAGTAAAGAAGCAGCCACTCCCCTAC GAGGCTGTGAGGAGTGTGGTGTTGCAGGAGTCCTCCCCCCTGACCCCCCGCATGGACCTTGACTATGATGACTCCATGGATGGGCCGCCCCCCTCCGTGGCCTCGGTGGACTCGGGCGTCATCACTGGCACTCCCAAGGTCATCAAGAAGACCCCCACTGGA AAGCAGTTCCAGCAGGTGACCGGGAAGAAGCAGGTGACTGGCTACATCCTCTTCGCAGCCGAGATCCGGAAGAGCATCACCCTCAAGAACCCCACGGCCAACTTCGGTGAGGTGTCCCGTCTGGTGGGCATCGAGTGGAAGCGGCTGACCGAGACTGATCGCAAAATATATGAGGATCGAGCCCACCAGATGAACCTTGAGAATGCGGAACGTGCCCTGAGTGGGAACGGACCAGACTCGCCTCAGGCCTCTCAG GCGTCCCAGCTCCCCTCGTCAGCGGACCTGCCACTACCCAACAACCCGGACGTGGTGTTTGAGTGCATGTGGGAGAGCTGCGACCACATGTTTGAGGACCTGGCGGACCTCAGCGATCACCTGCTGCTCGAGGCCACCGGGCACGTCTTCAAGGTTACTCAAG TATTTGAGTGTGGGTGGCGCGGCTGCTCCCGGCACAAGAAGAGCTCCTTGGCACCCTTCCCTGTGGTGCAGCGACTGGCAAAGCATGTCAGAGAGATCCACATTCTCAAGAACACCGGCCGCATCATCCAGCACCACGACAGGTCcag GAACTTTATGGCCTCCACACGGCAGTCACTCCTGTCCCTGcagtccaccgccaccacctccagcagCACATACACCTCCACCTCTGGCCTGATTCATG GAGGTGTGAATGGCAGCTCAGTGACTACAAGATCATATGAGCCTATGTTTGTGGCTCCTCCTCCCAAGACCCAGAGGCTGCTCCACTCCGAGGCCTACATCAA GTACATTGAGAATTTGGACAAGCCATTCATCAGCAACTGGGAGAAGCATTTGATGGCCACTCAAGAAAACACTGGCAGCATCAATGACTCAGGCCGCCTGCCAGTCCAGTGGCTGGCCAGTGGCGCAGGTAGTCATGGTACTGTGGTCAATGCTCTCTGGGCCCTTCGCGAGTACATGATGAAGGACTCTTTAGGTATAGCAAAGATTTTGTGA
- the LOC126980848 gene encoding protein polybromo-1-like isoform X11, with translation MSVTPGNKVILPKRKRPEGEEGGSGGMSTPLAEGRPKRRRNDTTLVDTIQYIFDALRNKKKDEDLYLCEPFLRVPRKKTEPQYYDMIKSPIDMLKIQQKIKTDVYNELEEFCKDVQLLVDNAKLYYAKSTEEYKDACELWEIFLAAKERAPEEINKEKLRQQQMEEEERQGKRRSRGMPKTALAMSAPMILEEDTEPMTMEDAVEELFGAVITAMDNEGRIYSYDFRLLPSKNKYPEYYQLIEHPIDLKMVAQRIQAKQYKTVDDLEDDFALLFNNACSFNEPGSRIFKDARTLKKLVQLRKNDLLQILNAKKTVRLRSKRSTSNKPWSVLVAELEDGVELPLPEEDGVGGGTEMPLGTPHEDEESDEDVDPDNPQWQLFLAAKNLTAPSDPNYQLVEPFKRLPNRRWHADYYVEIKNPISMSQIRKKIVKGDYRYIPDMMEDFNLMFDNAQQYNRPDSRIYRDAVKLQKYIQNKAEEIMAIEDEDSDSDSDDDDSHSQSVSRGQRRLARPQRPLTFKRRAKILFKTLMDYMTEDGRQPIVAFIEKPNRRDYPDYYEVITQPIDMETIESKIKGERYNTEEELISDFKLMFHNCQRYNEEGSVIHTDATTLERVLNEKIRELNQGDNSLIKAKLLKKPTRFPVYACSAKHVKSLYSAVRDFRDSEGRQLSEVFMKLPSKALYPDYYEVIKQPIDLEKVLQKWRNNAYPSLDDIMADLTLMFQNACRYNEPDSQIYRDALTLQRHALEKRLELCSLDEGIPNVAALVQELFMSLFISVYNHEEEDGRYTAESFCELPDYDEVDGKKMRALSYDIMKRRLDKGLYTRLDHFQEDIFSVFERARRCSKLDSRTYLDAITLQTEYMKIRDELCNHGQILKSKALEFTEVGLNAQLESGRSHRQQESEQEAEDEDSKPPPQPTDGTNNSSLSHNEVQYFVGDFVYLSPPDKNCEYPILHIERLWTNSEGRQMVYGCNYYRPAETFHQPNRKFFEQEVFKTDQHHAYPLTEVIGKCYVLPLVDYVKTTPENVDEKDVFVCESRYNSRNRFFKKIKSFPFNVGERVKLVERLEPLEMKRVDSIFKERIERHKEELAELEEETKVIRRPLPNVAKAQGDGTSGNTYYEQYNIASGPVKVGDYVYVKGREAGKKSIRQICQLWVTPEGTAHFHGTMFKYASQTNPSGDQLSYRQEVYLTAGMETLPVSDITGRCMVMDMKDYCSFRLTEICESDVYVCESFLDEMNQRVSPLQSGLRKYKLSNLVNPDEVYYFKKPININKSDPSVTAVKKQPLPYEAVRSVVLQESSPLTPRMDLDYDDSMDGPPPSVASVDSGVITGTPKVIKKTPTGKQFQQVTGKKQVTGYILFAAEIRKSITLKNPTANFGEVSRLVGIEWKRLTETDRKIYEDRAHQMNLENAERALSGNGPDSPQASQASQLPSSADLPLPNNPDVVFECMWESCDHMFEDLADLSDHLLLEATGHVFKVTQVFECGWRGCSRHKKSSLAPFPVVQRLAKHVREIHILKNTGRIIQHHDRSRNFMASTRQSLLSLQSTATTSSSTYTSTSGLIHGIPGRGITLPSGVVVNYPGISSTGQLTHHAQTATGGVNGSSVTTRSYEPMFVAPPPKTQRLLHSEAYIKYIENLDKPFISNWEKHLMATQENTGSINDSGRLPVQWLASGAGSHGTVVNALWALREYMMKDSLGIAKIL, from the exons ATGTCGGTCACTCCAGGAAACAA GGTGATCTTGCCTAAGCGCAAGCGGCCAGAGGGGGAGGAAGGCGGCAGCGGCGGCATGTCCACCCCACTGGCTGAGGGCAGACCCAAGAGGCGGAGGAACGACACAACGCTG GTGGACACAATTCAGTACATTTTTGACGCtctgaggaacaagaagaaagatgaggactTGTACCTGTGCGAGCCCTTCCTGCGGGTGCCTCGGAAGAAGACAGAGCCCCAGTACTACGACATGATCAAGTCCCCCATCGACATGCTCAAGATACAGCAGAAGATCAAGACTGACGTGTACAATGAGCTGGAGGAGTTTTGCAAGGACGTACAGCTCCTGGTGGACAATGCCAAGCTTTATTATGCCAAG TCCACAGAGGAGTACAAGGACGCCTGTGAGCTCTGGGAGATCTTCTTGGCGGCGAAGGAGCGCGCCCCCGAGGAGATCAACAAGGAGAAGCTTCGGCAgcagcagatggaggaggaggagcggcaggGCAAGAGG AGGAGCCGTGGCATGCCCAAGACCGCCCTGGCTATGTCTGCGCCCATGATCCTAGAGGAGGACACGGAGCCCATGACCATGGAGGACGCAGTTGAGGAGCTGTTTGGGGCCGTCATCACTGCCATGGACAATGAAGGGCGCATCTACTCCTACGACTTCAGGCTCCTGCCATCCAAGAAC AAATACCCGGAATACTACCAGCTGATTGAGCACCCCATCGACCTGAAGATGGTGGCCCAACGAATCCAGGCCAAGCAGTACAAGACTGTCGATGACCTTGAGGATGACTTTGCTCTGCTCTTCAACAATGCCTGTTCCTTCAACGAGCCTGGTTCACGGATCTTCAAGGATGCCCGCACCCTCAAGAAACTAGTGCAGCTGCGCAAAAATGACCTCTTACAGATTCTCAATGCCAAGAAGACTGTGCGTCTCAG GAGCAAGAGGAGTACCTCCAACAAACCCTGGTCAGTACTTGTGGCTGAACTGGAGGACGGCGTTGAGCTGCCCCTGCCAGAGGAGGATGGTGTGGGTGGGGGCACAGAGATGCCTCTGGGTACTCCCCACGAGGACGAGGAAAGTGACGAGGATGTGGACCCTGACAACCCACAGTGGCAGCTCTTCCTGGCCGCCAAGAACCTCACGGCTCCCAGCG ATCCGAATTACCAGTTGGTGGAGCCCTTCAAGCGGCTGCCCAACAGACGCTGGCATGCCGACTACTACGTTGAGATCAAGAATCCGATATCCATGTCTCAGATACGCAAGAAGATTGTG AAAGGGGATTACCGCTACATCCCAGACATGATGGAAGACTTCAACCTCATGTTCGACAACGCTCAGCAGTACAACCGGCCGGACTCCAGGATCTACCGGGATGCCGTCAAACTCCAGAAATACATCCAGAACAAGGCTGAGGAGATCATGGCCATTgaggatgag GACTCCGACAGCGACAGCGACGATGATGACTCCCACTCCCAGTCTGTCTCACGCGGGCAGCGGCGGCTGGCACGACCCCAGCGTCCACTCACCTTCAAGCGGCGCGCCAAGATCCTGTTCAAGACGCTGATGGACTACATGACGGAGGACGGCCGCCAGCCCATCGTGGCATTCATCGAGAAGCCCAACAGGAGGGACTACCCAGACTATTATGAG GTGATTACTCAGCCAATAGACATGGAGACTATTGAGAGTAAGATCAAGGGGGAGCGCTACAACACGGAGGAGGAGCTCATCTCGGACTTCAAGCTCATGTTCCACAACTGCCAGCGCTACAATGAGGAGGGCTCGGTCATCCACACTGACGCCACCACACTGGAACGG GTGTTAAATGAAAAGATTCGTGAGCTAAACCAAGGAGACAACAGCCTGATCAAAGCCAAGCTGCTCAAGAAGCCCACCAGGTTCCCCGTGTACGCCTGCAGCGCCAAGCACGTCAAGAGCCTGTACAGCGCGGTGAGGGACTTCAGGGACAGCGAGGGGCGACAGCTGTCCGAGGTGTTCATGAAGCTGCCCTCCAAGGCTCTCTACCCTGACTACTATGAG GTCATCAAGCAGCCCATCGACCTGGAGAAGGTGCTGCAGAAGTGGAGGAACAACGCCTACCCCAGCCTGGATGACATCATGGCGGACCTCACCCTCATGTTCCAGAATGCTTGCCGCTACAACGAGCCCGACTCACAGATCTACCGCGACGCCCTCACCCTCCAGCGCCATGCTCTCGAG AAGCGTCTGGAGCTATGCAGCCTGGACGAGGGCATCCCCAACGTGGCGGCGCTGGTGCAGGAGCTCTTCATGTCCCTGTTCATCAGTGTGTACaaccatgaggaggaggacgggaggtaCACTGCCGAGAGCTTCTGTGAGCTGCCCGACTATGATGAG GTGGATGGGAAGAAGATGCGAGCTCTCTCCTACGACATCATGAAGAGGCGGCTGGACAAGGGCCTGTACACGCGCCTCGACCACTTCCAGGAGGACATATTCTCCGTGTTTGAGCGTGCACGGCGCTGCTCCAAGCTGGACTCCCGCACCTACCTCGACGCCATCACCCTGCAGACTGAATACATGAAGATCAG GGATGAGCTCTGCAACCATGGCCAAATCCTCAAGTCAAAGGCACTGGAGTTCACTGAGGTGGGTCTGAACGCCCAGCTGGAGAGCGGCCGCAGCCATCGCCAGCAGGAGTcggagcaggaggcggaggatgaAGACTCGAAG CCTCCACCGCAGCCCACGGACGGCACAAACAACAGCAGCCTGAGCCACAACGAAGTGCAGTACTTTGTAGGGGACTTTGTCTACCTCTCCCCGCCCgacaag AACTGTGAGTACCCCATCCTGCACATTGAGCGCCTCTGGACCAACAGTGAGGGCCGGCAGATGGTCTATGGCTGCAACTACTATCGCCCTGCCGAGACCTTCCACCAGCCCAACCGCAAGTTCTTTGAGCAGGAGGTGTTCAAGACGGATCAGCACCACGCCTACCCACTCACTGAG GTAATTGGGAAGTGTTATGTGCTGCCCCTTGTGGACTATGTCAAGACGACACCGGAGAATGTGGATGAGAAGGACGTCTTTGTGTGTGAGTCGCGCTACAACAGCAGGAACAGGTTCTTCAAGAAAATCAAG TCCTTCCCATTCAATGTTGGGGAGCGCGTGAAGCTGGTAGAGCGGCTGGAGCCCCTGGAGATGAAGCGTGTCGACTCCATCTTCAAAGAGAGGATAGAGCGCCATAAGGAGGAGCTGGCCGAGCTGGAGGAAGAGACCAAGGTCATTCGTCGCCCTCTGCCG AATGTAGCCAAGGCCCAGGGGGACGGGACATCAGGCAACACCTACTACGAGCAGTACAACATTGCCTCTGGTCCTGTCAAGGTTGGGGATTATGTCTACGTCAAGGGCCGTGAGGCTGGCAAGAAGTCCATAAGGCAGATCTGTCAGCTGTGGGTCACTCCTGA GGGGACAGCTCACTTCCACGGCACAATGTTTAAGTACGCCTCACAGACCAATCCAAGTGGGGACCAGTTGTCGTACCGCCAGGAAGTGTACCTCACCGCCGGGATGGAGACCCTCCCTGTGTCAGACATCACTGGTCGCTGCATGGTGATGGACATGAAGGACTACTGctcct TCCGCCTCACGGAGATCTGCGAGAGtgacgtgtatgtgtgtgagagctTCCTGGACGAGATGAACCAGCGTGTGAGTCCCCTCCAGAGTGGCCTTCGCAAGTACAAGCTTTCCAACCTGGTGAACCCTGATGAGGTCTACTACTTCAAGAAACCCATCAACATCAACAAG TCTGACCCATCAGTGACTGCAGTAAAGAAGCAGCCACTCCCCTAC GAGGCTGTGAGGAGTGTGGTGTTGCAGGAGTCCTCCCCCCTGACCCCCCGCATGGACCTTGACTATGATGACTCCATGGATGGGCCGCCCCCCTCCGTGGCCTCGGTGGACTCGGGCGTCATCACTGGCACTCCCAAGGTCATCAAGAAGACCCCCACTGGA AAGCAGTTCCAGCAGGTGACCGGGAAGAAGCAGGTGACTGGCTACATCCTCTTCGCAGCCGAGATCCGGAAGAGCATCACCCTCAAGAACCCCACGGCCAACTTCGGTGAGGTGTCCCGTCTGGTGGGCATCGAGTGGAAGCGGCTGACCGAGACTGATCGCAAAATATATGAGGATCGAGCCCACCAGATGAACCTTGAGAATGCGGAACGTGCCCTGAGTGGGAACGGACCAGACTCGCCTCAGGCCTCTCAG GCGTCCCAGCTCCCCTCGTCAGCGGACCTGCCACTACCCAACAACCCGGACGTGGTGTTTGAGTGCATGTGGGAGAGCTGCGACCACATGTTTGAGGACCTGGCGGACCTCAGCGATCACCTGCTGCTCGAGGCCACCGGGCACGTCTTCAAGGTTACTCAAG TATTTGAGTGTGGGTGGCGCGGCTGCTCCCGGCACAAGAAGAGCTCCTTGGCACCCTTCCCTGTGGTGCAGCGACTGGCAAAGCATGTCAGAGAGATCCACATTCTCAAGAACACCGGCCGCATCATCCAGCACCACGACAGGTCcag GAACTTTATGGCCTCCACACGGCAGTCACTCCTGTCCCTGcagtccaccgccaccacctccagcagCACATACACCTCCACCTCTGGCCTGATTCATG GCATCCCGGGCCGAGGGATCACCTTGCCCTCAGGGGTGGTGGTGAACTACCCTGGCATATCCAGCACTGGCCAGTTGACTCATCATGCTCAGACAGCTACAG GAGGTGTGAATGGCAGCTCAGTGACTACAAGATCATATGAGCCTATGTTTGTGGCTCCTCCTCCCAAGACCCAGAGGCTGCTCCACTCCGAGGCCTACATCAA GTACATTGAGAATTTGGACAAGCCATTCATCAGCAACTGGGAGAAGCATTTGATGGCCACTCAAGAAAACACTGGCAGCATCAATGACTCAGGCCGCCTGCCAGTCCAGTGGCTGGCCAGTGGCGCAGGTAGTCATGGTACTGTGGTCAATGCTCTCTGGGCCCTTCGCGAGTACATGATGAAGGACTCTTTAGGTATAGCAAAGATTTTGTGA